The following coding sequences lie in one Frigoribacterium sp. SL97 genomic window:
- a CDS encoding glycine betaine ABC transporter substrate-binding protein: MKKRTIAASIALGTTAVLGLAACSPPGSGSSAEGETLDNGDQAVVDLAVFNGWDEGIAASWLWKTVLEDEGYTVNLQPADVAPVYSGLTTDDYDVVLDTWLPTTHASYIEQYGDDLTDLGAWNDGAKLAVAVNEDAPIDSLDELAANADLFGGKIVGIEPGAGLTAAVQDETIPTYGLSDLQLQTSSTAAMLTELKSATDAGENIAVTLWSPHWAYDAFPIKDLADPEGTLGDAEGIHSFGGKSFTADFPQLTEWLQGFEMDTETLSSLENAMFNGDEVDGDDYAPVVEKWISENQDYVDGLTS, encoded by the coding sequence ATGAAGAAGCGCACCATCGCCGCATCGATCGCCCTCGGCACCACCGCCGTCCTCGGACTGGCCGCCTGCTCGCCTCCCGGCAGCGGCTCGTCGGCCGAGGGCGAGACCCTCGACAACGGCGACCAGGCCGTCGTCGACCTCGCCGTGTTCAACGGCTGGGACGAGGGCATCGCGGCCTCGTGGCTGTGGAAGACCGTCCTCGAGGACGAGGGCTACACGGTCAACCTCCAGCCGGCCGACGTGGCCCCCGTCTACAGCGGGCTCACCACCGACGACTACGACGTCGTGCTCGACACCTGGCTGCCGACCACCCACGCCTCGTACATCGAGCAGTACGGCGACGACCTGACCGATCTCGGCGCCTGGAACGACGGCGCCAAGCTCGCGGTCGCCGTGAACGAGGACGCCCCGATCGACTCGCTCGACGAGCTGGCGGCCAACGCGGACCTGTTCGGGGGCAAGATCGTCGGCATCGAGCCGGGCGCGGGCCTCACGGCCGCCGTCCAGGACGAGACCATCCCCACCTACGGCCTCAGCGACCTGCAGCTGCAGACCTCGTCGACCGCCGCGATGCTGACCGAGCTCAAGAGCGCGACCGACGCGGGCGAGAACATCGCGGTGACGCTGTGGAGCCCGCACTGGGCCTACGACGCGTTCCCCATCAAGGACCTCGCCGACCCCGAGGGCACCCTGGGCGACGCCGAGGGCATCCACTCGTTCGGCGGCAAGAGCTTCACGGCGGACTTCCCGCAGTTGACCGAGTGGCTGCAGGGCTTCGAGATGGACACCGAGACCCTGTCCTCGCTCGAGAACGCCATGTTCAACGGTGACGAGGTCGACGGCGACGACTACGCCCCCGTCGTCGAGAAGTGGATCTCCGAGAACCAGGACTACGTCGACGGCCTGACCAGCTGA
- a CDS encoding ABC transporter permease, protein MNEYLRIPFGSWVSDVVDWITTHLGGFFDVVRLVFTFFYEWVAYFLGAPPFWAVVIVIAALAFVAKGWKFSLGTAVGLLFIGTVNQWDNAMSSLALVLVASTLAIALSIPLGVLAAKSGVASQIIRPVLDFMQTTPAFVYLIPALLLFRVGVVPGIVATIVFAMAPGVRLTELGIRGVDKEVVEAGQAFGSSPWRILRQIQLPLAKPSIMAGVNQVIMLSLSMVVIAGMVGAGGLGGDIVASLNRIDVGLGAEAGISVVILAIVLDRMTAALGSDRHARRLARAQNRRSVPPTPAPDRAEAEQPLPPADRREPATASA, encoded by the coding sequence ATGAACGAGTACCTCCGCATCCCCTTCGGCTCCTGGGTCTCGGACGTCGTCGACTGGATCACCACCCACCTGGGCGGCTTCTTCGACGTCGTCCGCCTGGTCTTCACGTTCTTCTACGAGTGGGTCGCGTACTTCCTCGGCGCACCTCCCTTCTGGGCGGTCGTGATCGTGATCGCCGCCCTCGCCTTCGTCGCGAAGGGCTGGAAGTTCTCGCTCGGCACGGCCGTCGGCCTGCTGTTCATCGGAACGGTCAACCAGTGGGACAACGCGATGTCGAGCCTCGCCCTCGTGCTCGTCGCCAGCACGCTCGCCATCGCGCTGAGCATCCCTCTGGGCGTGCTCGCGGCGAAGTCGGGCGTCGCGTCGCAGATCATCCGGCCCGTGCTGGACTTCATGCAGACGACGCCCGCGTTCGTCTACCTCATCCCCGCCCTGCTGCTGTTCCGCGTCGGCGTCGTGCCCGGCATCGTCGCCACCATCGTCTTCGCCATGGCCCCCGGCGTCCGCCTGACCGAGCTCGGCATCCGCGGCGTCGACAAGGAGGTGGTCGAGGCCGGCCAGGCGTTCGGCTCGTCACCGTGGCGCATCCTGCGTCAGATCCAGCTGCCCCTCGCGAAGCCCAGCATCATGGCCGGCGTCAACCAGGTGATCATGCTCTCGCTCTCGATGGTCGTCATCGCCGGCATGGTCGGCGCGGGGGGACTGGGCGGCGACATCGTCGCGAGCCTCAACCGCATCGATGTCGGGCTGGGTGCCGAGGCCGGCATCTCGGTCGTCATCCTGGCGATCGTCCTCGACCGCATGACGGCGGCCCTCGGGTCCGACCGTCACGCCCGACGGCTGGCCCGGGCGCAGAACCGCCGGTCCGTCCCGCCGACCCCGGCCCCCGACCGCGCCGAGGCCGAGCAGCCCCTTCCCCCGGCCGACCGCCGCGAACCCGCGACGGCCTCGGCCTAG
- a CDS encoding quaternary amine ABC transporter ATP-binding protein produces MTTTPAVRARNLYKVFGRRPKDAVARLEAGASRSEAAGLGTAAVIDASFDVRPGEIFVVMGLSGSGKSTLIRMLNGLLEPTSGSVEVAGSAISDVPAKRLREVRRQNVSMVFQHFALLPHRTVIDNVAYGLEVQGVAKAARLAKAREVTEIVGLAGWEDELPSQLSGGMQQRVGLARALASETDILLMDEAFSALDPLIRREMQEQLVELQAKLGKTIVFITHDLNEAMFLGDRIAVMRDGRIVQIGTPEDILTDPANDYVAQFVQDVDRARVLTAASVMEPARAVVPLTVGPRGALRSLRDLQTAALFVTGRDRKLLGWVRDRHVMRQVKANDTDLAAIVNAEFSKVGPEAALVDLFELAVESPLPIAVVDDADRLLGVIPRVTLLAALGNVDTTTSPIPVLEPVTRISDVELDATLEGATR; encoded by the coding sequence GTGACCACTACGCCTGCCGTGCGTGCCCGGAACCTGTACAAGGTGTTCGGCCGCCGACCCAAGGACGCCGTCGCCCGACTCGAGGCCGGCGCCTCCCGCTCCGAGGCCGCGGGCCTCGGCACCGCTGCCGTCATCGACGCCTCGTTCGACGTCCGGCCCGGCGAGATCTTCGTCGTGATGGGGCTCTCCGGCTCGGGCAAGTCGACCCTCATCCGCATGCTGAACGGCCTGCTCGAGCCCACGTCCGGCTCGGTCGAGGTCGCGGGCTCCGCGATCTCGGACGTCCCGGCCAAGCGGCTCCGCGAGGTGCGTCGGCAGAACGTGTCGATGGTGTTCCAGCACTTCGCGTTGCTGCCGCACCGCACCGTCATCGACAACGTCGCCTACGGCCTCGAGGTGCAGGGGGTCGCGAAGGCGGCTCGTCTGGCGAAGGCCCGGGAGGTCACCGAGATCGTCGGCCTCGCGGGTTGGGAGGACGAGCTGCCGAGCCAGCTCTCGGGCGGCATGCAGCAGCGCGTCGGCCTCGCCCGCGCCCTCGCCTCCGAGACCGACATCCTGCTGATGGACGAGGCGTTCTCGGCCCTCGACCCGCTGATCCGCCGCGAGATGCAGGAGCAGCTCGTCGAGCTGCAGGCGAAGCTCGGCAAGACGATCGTCTTCATCACCCACGACCTGAACGAGGCGATGTTCCTCGGGGACCGCATCGCCGTCATGCGCGACGGCCGCATCGTGCAGATCGGGACGCCCGAGGACATCCTCACCGACCCCGCCAACGACTACGTCGCCCAGTTCGTGCAGGACGTCGACCGGGCGCGGGTCCTCACGGCGGCCAGCGTCATGGAGCCCGCCCGGGCGGTCGTCCCGCTCACGGTCGGCCCCCGGGGCGCCCTGCGTTCCCTGCGCGACCTCCAGACCGCCGCCCTGTTCGTCACCGGCCGTGACCGCAAGCTCCTCGGCTGGGTGCGCGACCGGCACGTCATGCGCCAGGTCAAGGCGAACGACACCGACCTCGCCGCCATCGTCAACGCGGAGTTCTCGAAGGTCGGGCCCGAGGCCGCGCTGGTCGACCTCTTCGAGTTGGCGGTCGAGAGTCCGCTGCCGATCGCCGTCGTGGACGACGCCGACCGCCTGCTCGGCGTCATCCCCCGCGTGACCCTGCTCGCGGCGCTCGGCAACGTCGACACGACCACCTCGCCCATCCCCGTGCTCGAGCCCGTCACCCGCATCTCGGACGTCGAGCTCGACGCCACCCTCGAAGGAGCCACCCGATGA